One Pyrus communis chromosome 13, drPyrComm1.1, whole genome shotgun sequence genomic window carries:
- the LOC137713049 gene encoding pentatricopeptide repeat-containing protein At1g73400, mitochondrial-like, which translates to MLYQSLKTSLSSTRGVYFINMFTSKNLSLSLPSKANIFGYVISPIEPISNFRNYVLSACSCYHSMPFLGTPCLNLVKLSQPMNVLARFKVTARPFCSEIVAVGQSLDFDGVGGEERLLGSNVDKFYGAIMDNSYSYCDTEKALDQVGLPLTTPLVVGVLDRFRFEEKLAFRFFMWAGHQENYVHESAAYNIMIDILSCTRYKVKQFRIVCDLLDYMKRHDKNKVPVEVLLKILKQYTEKHLTYLQKFAKKKRIRVKTQPEINALNLLLDALCKCSLVQDAQDMLQRVRKKVKPDANTYNILFFGWCRVRNPTRGMMLLEEMIQEGHTPDNFTYTTAIDAFCKAGMVSEAAELFEFMRTKGSTLSSPTAKTYAIMIVALVQHDKMEECFKLLGHMINSGCLPDVSTYKELLEGMCLAGKVDEAYKFLQEMGNKGYPPDVVTYNCFLKVLCDNKKSDEALKLYGRMIDGGCMPSVQTYNMLISMYFEMSDPDGAFETWHEMDKRGCAQDTDTYCMMIEGLFDCNKVEDACCLLEDVVNKEMKLPYSKFDSFLMKLSVIGDLQSIHRLSSHMRKFYNPSMARRFALNQKRKSMSLRES; encoded by the coding sequence ATGCTGTACCAATCTCTTAAAACTTCATTGTCTTCCACGCGAGGCGTATATTTCATCAATATGTTCACTTCCAAGAATCTCTCCTTATCCCTCCCCTCCAAAGCTAATATCTTTGGATATGTGATATCCCCGATTGAACCCATATCAAATTTTCGAAATTACGTGCTCTCTGCGTGTTCATGTTATCATTCCATGCCATTTCTAGGGACCCCATGTTTGAATTTGGTTAAATTATCGCAACCCATGAATGTTCTTGCTAGATTTAAGGTCACTGCGCGTCctttttgttcagaaatcgTTGCAGTAGGTCAAAGTTTGGATTTTGATGGGGTTGGTGGTGAGGAAAGGTTATTAGGAAGTAATGTCGATAAATTTTACGGGGCGATTATGGATAACTCTTACTCATATTGTGATACGGAGAAAGCTCTTGATCAAGTTGGTTTACCATTGACTACTCCATTGGTTGTTGGAGTACTTGATAGGTTTCGATTCGAGGAGAAACTAGCATTTAGGTTTTTTATGTGGGCAGGCCACCAAGAGAATTATGTTCATGAATCTGCGGCGTACAATATTATGATTGATATATTGTCGTGCACGAGGTATAAGGTGAAGCAGTTTCGAATTGTTTGTGATTTACTGGATTATATGAAGAGGCATGACAAGAATAAGGTTCCCGTTGAGGTTCTTTTAAAGATTTTGAAGCAATACACGGAAAAGCATCTCACCTATCTGCAGAAATTCGCCAAGAAGAAGAGGATAAGGGTGAAGACGCAGCCGGAAATCAATGCCTTGAACCTGCTGTTGGATGCTTTGTGTAAGTGCAGTCTGGTTCAGGATGCTCAAGACATGTTACAGAGGGTGAGGAAAAAGGTTAAGCCTGATGCTAATACATACAACATTTTGTTTTTCGGTTGGTGTAGAGTTAGGAACCCGACTAGAGGAATGATGCTGCTGGAAGAGATGATCCAAGAGGGTCATACCCCTGATAATTTCACATACACTACTGCCATCGATGCCTTTTGCAAGGCAGGGATGGTTTCCGAGGCAGCTGAACTATTTGAATTCATGCGAACGAAAGGTTCTACGCTTTCTTCTCCCACTGCAAAAACTTATGCAATTATGATTGTGGCTCTTGTCCAGCATGATAAAATGGAGGAGTGCTTCAAACTCCTGGGACATATGATAAACAGTGGTTGTCTTCCTGATGTTTCTACATACAAGGAGCTACTTGAAGGGATGTGTTTGGCTGGGAAGGTGGACGAGGCTTACAAGTTTTTGCAAGAGATGGGAAACAAAGGTTACCCTCCTGACGTAGTTACTTATAACTGTTTTCTCAAGGTCCTTTGTGACAATAAAAAGAGTGATGAAGCACTTAAGCTTTACGGAAGGATGATAGACGGAGGTTGTATGCCTAGTGTGCAGACTTATAACATGCTGATTTCAATGTATTTTGAGATGAGTGATCCTGATGGAGCATTTGAGACTTGGCATGAGATGGATAAGAGGGGCTGCGCACAGGACACTGATACTTACTGCATGATGATTGAAGGGCTTTTTGATTGCAATAAAGTGGAAGATGCATGTTGCCTATTGGAAGATGTCGTAAACAAGGAAATGAAATTGCCATATAGCAAGTTTGACTCATTCCTGATGAAGCTTTCAGTGATTGGTGATCTTCAATCGATTCACAGGCTCTCGAGTCATATGAGAAAGTTCTATAATCCTTCTATGGCAAGACGTTTTGCATTGAACCAGAAACGGAAGAGCATGAGTTTGAGAGAGAGCTAA
- the LOC137713050 gene encoding DNA polymerase epsilon subunit B-like isoform X2: protein MQLDPGGLCVGLPSPKHPGPLNTSLTESMSSALQSGHLLLKSKSFLLSPSLSKIVAGFLCLSFSNLPTGSGSKPRRVKRKSCRVGILPGKDKETVHRLATKLSRADAAIYDGDDDCVTSTSEPDWHIIDAFKVPKFRYDPIKKSFYKHAGRLPIHGEASAKSALHKDRLLLLSQIISRHKEFSRPAFGSKSSDSGPHEISPIQSLIGQTGRRWVMGMISQLEDGHFYLEDLSSSVEIDLSNAISFTHCNH from the exons ATGCAACTGGATCCTGGTGGACTCTGCGTTGGGCTCCCGAGCCCTAAACACCCAGGCCCACTAAACACCTCCCTCACTGAGTCAATGTCCAGTGCCCTGCAAAGCGGCCATCTTCTGCTGAAGAGCAAATCCTtcctcctctctccctctctctcaaaaATTGTTGCTGGGTTTTTGTGTTTATCGTTCTCCAACTTACCCACTGGCTCTGGGTCTAAGCCAAGGCGCGTAAAGAGAAAAAGTTGCAGAGTTGGCATCCTTCCTG GAAAAGACAAGGAGACGGTGCACCGCCTCGCTACCAAACTGTCGCGTGCTGACGCGGCCATCTACGACGGCGATGATGACTGTGTTACTAGTACATCTGAACCTGATTGGCACATAATTGATGCCTTCAAGGTCCCAAAGTTCCGATACGATCCCATCAAGAAAAGTTTTTACAA GCATGCTGGGAGATTACCTATTCATGGCGAAGCATCCGCCAAATCGGCACTGCACAAGGATAGGCTTCTCTTGCTCTCCCAGATTATCTCTCGCCATAAGGAGTTTTCCAGACCAGCATTTGGTTCTAAATCGTCTGATTCAGGTCCCCACGAG ATATCTCCAATTCAGTCTCTGATTGGGCAAACCGGAAGGAGATGGGTGATGGGAATGATATCTCAGTTGGAGGATGGTCATTTTTACTTGGAAGACCTTTCTTCGTCTGTGGAAATCGACTTATCGAATGCAATATCCTTTACACACTGTAATCATTGA
- the LOC137713050 gene encoding DNA polymerase epsilon subunit B-like isoform X1, translating into MSRLGRKKVQRKCKIRGYTLEPDAVDEILSFASNFDDSAPDDDAIDLLLDFLETQPRKDKETVHRLATKLSRADAAIYDGDDDCVTSTSEPDWHIIDAFKVPKFRYDPIKKSFYKHAGRLPIHGEASAKSALHKDRLLLLSQIISRHKEFSRPAFGSKSSDSGPHEISPIQSLIGQTGRRWVMGMISQLEDGHFYLEDLSSSVEIDLSNAISFTHCNH; encoded by the exons atgagcagATTGGGGAGGAAGAAGGTGCAGAGGAAGTGCAAGATCAGAGGGTACACGCTTGAACCGGACGCAGTCGACGAGATCCTCTCCTTCGCATCCAATTTCGACGACTCTGCTCCCGACGACGACGCCATCGATCTCCTCCTCGACTTCCTCGAGACCCAACCCC GAAAAGACAAGGAGACGGTGCACCGCCTCGCTACCAAACTGTCGCGTGCTGACGCGGCCATCTACGACGGCGATGATGACTGTGTTACTAGTACATCTGAACCTGATTGGCACATAATTGATGCCTTCAAGGTCCCAAAGTTCCGATACGATCCCATCAAGAAAAGTTTTTACAA GCATGCTGGGAGATTACCTATTCATGGCGAAGCATCCGCCAAATCGGCACTGCACAAGGATAGGCTTCTCTTGCTCTCCCAGATTATCTCTCGCCATAAGGAGTTTTCCAGACCAGCATTTGGTTCTAAATCGTCTGATTCAGGTCCCCACGAG ATATCTCCAATTCAGTCTCTGATTGGGCAAACCGGAAGGAGATGGGTGATGGGAATGATATCTCAGTTGGAGGATGGTCATTTTTACTTGGAAGACCTTTCTTCGTCTGTGGAAATCGACTTATCGAATGCAATATCCTTTACACACTGTAATCATTGA